The Scyliorhinus canicula chromosome 11, sScyCan1.1, whole genome shotgun sequence genome contains a region encoding:
- the LOC119973280 gene encoding L-lactate dehydrogenase B chain: MATVLQKLISPVSQQKSGASRNKVTVVGVGQVGMACAVSVLLRELTDELALVDVLEDKLKGEMMDLLHGSLFLKTPKIMADKDYAITANSRVVVVTAGARQQEGESRLNLVQRNVNIFKFIIPQIVKHSPNCTIIVVSNPVDILTYVTWKISGFPKNRVIGSGCNLDSARFRYLMAEKLGLHPSSCHGWVLGEHGDSSVPVWSGVNVAGVGLQQISPDIGTAQDKENWKDVHKMVVDSAYEVIKLKGYTNWAIGLSVAELTESIVKNLKRVHPVSTMVKGMYGIENEVFLSLPCVLSADGLTDVINQMLKDDEVSQLRKSAETLWNIQKELKDL, encoded by the exons ATGGCAACCGTACTGCAGAAACTTATCTCGCCTGTCTCTCAACAAAAGTCTGGTGCTTCTAGAAATAAGGTCACTGTTGTGGGTGTGGGCCAGGTTGGGATGGCCTGTGCTGTTAGCGTTCTCTTAAGG GAACTCACCGATGAGTTGGCCTTGGTTGATGTTCTGGAAGACAAATTGAAGGGTGAAATGATGGATCTTCTTCATGGCAGCCTATTTCTCAAAACTcctaagattatggctgataaaG ATTATGCAATAACTgctaattcccgggtggtggtggTTACTGCGGGGGCACGTCAACAAGAAGGCGAGAGCCGTCTCAATCTGGTCCAGAGAAATGTGAACATCTTCAAATTCATCATCCCTCAGATTGTAAAACACAGCCCCAACTGCACAATCATCGTTGTTTCCAACCCAG TTGACATCCTGACTTATGTAACTTGGAAGATTAGCGGCTTCCCAAAGAACCGTGTGATTGGCAGCGGCTGTAATTTAGACTCTGCCAGATTCCGTTACCTGATGGCTGAAAAACTTGGTCTCCACCCATCTAGCTGCCATGGATGGGTGCTCGGTGAACATGGGGATTCCAGTG TTCCTGTTTGGAGTGGTGTCAATGTGGCAGGAGTTGGACTGCAGCAGATTAGCCCTGATATCGGAACTGCTCAGGACAAGGAGAACTGGAAAGATGTCCACAAAATGGTGGTGGACAG TGCGTACGAAGTGATTAAACTGAAGGGATACACTAACTGGGCCATTGGTCTCAGTGTTGCTGAACTGACTGAATCCATTGTGAAAAATCTGAAGCGTGTTCATCCAGTGTCCACCATGGTAAAG GGCATGTATGGCATAGAGAACGAGGTCTTCTTGAGTCTGCCATGTGTCCTGAGTGCTGATGGTCTGACTGATGTCATCAACCAAATGCTGAAAGATGATGAGGTGTCCCAGCTGAGAAAGAGTGCTGAGACCCTGTGGAATAttcagaaggaactgaaggacCTGTAA